In Scylla paramamosain isolate STU-SP2022 chromosome 1, ASM3559412v1, whole genome shotgun sequence, one DNA window encodes the following:
- the LOC135103353 gene encoding uncharacterized protein LOC135103353, translating into MVTRVVLCTVAAAVLVLGAPDARQAPPPTQPTFNANATLAAMLWRHMIGLQPRAAAQASMYWRLMSVEDPEGAAKAAMETRKATAADPEAMTYMAIQYQRMAPRSLEYARLADTYWKKMAVHDPEVTARSAMYWRNNPEADMYW; encoded by the exons ATGGTCACAAG GGTGGTGCTGTGTACTGTCGCCGCAGCTGTCCTGGTGCTGGGAGCGCCGGATGCCAGGCAGGCGCCACCGCCCACCCAGCCTACTTTCAACGCCAACGCCACACTGGCGGCCATGCTGTGGCGGCACATGATTGGTCTACAACCTCGGGCGGCCGCCCAAGCCTCCATGTACTGGCGGCTGATGTCAGTGGAGGACCCTGAGGGGGCGGCCAAGGCAGCCATGGAGACTCGCAAGGCCACCGCTGCCGATCCCGAGGCCATGACGTACATGGCTATACAGTACCAGCGCATGGCTCCTCGCAGCCTGGAGTACGCCAGGCTTGCTGACACCTACTGGAAGAAGATGGCTGTGCACGACCCCGAGGTCACGGCCAGATCAGCGATGTACTGGAGGAACAACCCAGAGGCTGACATGTACTGGTAG